A genomic segment from Gemmatimonadaceae bacterium encodes:
- the hemE gene encoding uroporphyrinogen decarboxylase, which translates to MPTKATPATTPEAPAAGVTPRRSDLFLRACRREIVERPPVWMMRQAGRYLPEYRAVRAKSGGFLEMCRTPELATEVTLQPVDIMGVDAAIIFSDILVVPQAMGMDLTVDEGVGPVFSSPLRNGDAIARLKPVMPEEGLGYMLDAVRMTRRELDGRVPLIGFAGGPWTLAAYMVEGKGTKQFAVAKRMLYEAPQDAHALLNKLATAVGNFLVAQAAAGAQALQIFESWAGALAPHEFRQFALPYLARVASIARTAGVPLIVFAPGAGWAMEELAQATMADVIGVDWQVGAAEARKRMEHLPVALQGNLDPCLLYAPPSTIRARTLRMLEEFGGRGHIANLGHGILPDIPVAHAKAFIDTVREWRAPQASVPHLRPKERLAS; encoded by the coding sequence ATGCCGACCAAAGCGACCCCCGCCACCACGCCCGAGGCACCCGCCGCCGGCGTCACCCCGCGCCGCAGCGACCTGTTCCTCCGCGCCTGCCGCCGCGAGATCGTCGAGCGGCCGCCGGTGTGGATGATGCGCCAGGCCGGACGCTACCTCCCCGAGTACCGCGCCGTGCGCGCCAAGTCGGGAGGCTTCCTCGAGATGTGCCGCACGCCGGAGCTGGCCACCGAGGTCACGCTGCAGCCGGTGGACATCATGGGCGTGGATGCCGCGATCATCTTCAGCGACATCCTCGTGGTGCCGCAGGCGATGGGCATGGACCTCACGGTGGACGAGGGCGTGGGGCCGGTGTTCTCCTCGCCGCTGCGCAATGGTGACGCCATCGCGCGCCTGAAGCCGGTGATGCCGGAGGAAGGCCTGGGGTACATGCTCGACGCGGTGCGGATGACGCGGCGTGAGCTGGACGGACGCGTGCCGCTGATCGGCTTTGCCGGCGGGCCGTGGACGCTGGCCGCCTACATGGTCGAGGGCAAGGGCACCAAGCAGTTCGCCGTCGCCAAGCGGATGTTGTACGAGGCACCGCAGGACGCCCATGCGCTGCTCAACAAGCTGGCGACCGCGGTCGGCAACTTCCTCGTGGCGCAGGCGGCTGCGGGGGCGCAGGCGCTGCAGATCTTCGAGAGCTGGGCCGGTGCCCTGGCCCCGCACGAGTTCCGGCAGTTCGCCCTGCCCTACCTCGCACGCGTCGCCTCGATCGCCCGCACCGCCGGTGTGCCGCTGATCGTGTTCGCGCCCGGCGCCGGCTGGGCCATGGAGGAGCTGGCGCAGGCCACGATGGCGGACGTGATCGGGGTGGACTGGCAGGTGGGTGCCGCCGAGGCGCGCAAGCGCATGGAGCATCTCCCGGTGGCGCTGCAGGGCAACCTGGATCCCTGCCTGCTGTACGCACCGCCGAGCACCATCCGCGCCCGCACGCTGCGCATGCTGGAGGAGTTCGGGGGCCGCGGCCACATCGCGAACCTCGGCCACGGCATCCTGCCCGACATCCCGGTGGCCCACGCCAAGGCGTTCATCGACACGGTGCGCGAGTGGCGCGCCCCGCAGGCCTCGGTGCCGCACCTCCGCCCGAAGGAGCGCCTCGCGTCATGA
- the hemA gene encoding glutamyl-tRNA reductase, with amino-acid sequence MLICLAVDYRTADVATRERFHVAEQRLGEMYGALLGGGVSELALVSTCNRTELYVWTESSGQMALETAVEHLTAVWMPDLEERHALLKSLNIRIGDEVGRHLLRLAAGLESQILGDGQILGQVRSSYRTACEMNTVGPMLHRLFEIALRTGRRVQSDTDLSTGRNSIGAEAASVALQRFGSLQHARCLVIGCGKTGTRAARQLAKLGAVDIVLMNRTIERAQELAESLRGRVAPIETLHLEAAFADVVIVATGAATHTLVAEQLEVARRTVGYDHAPVLLLDLAMPRNVDPRAGDIPGVTLVDLDSLHRPIVAAEAARVSAMPDAERIVDHEMRWLRHWLATGAARLAIRSLHDALVDLCRREVAFVAGDNVAERTAERIVAKLLARPMNVFSDAIARGENVDDLAVHLDQLFANSPRRGMPTDLSSMPMAHDGASALVPPNS; translated from the coding sequence ATGCTGATCTGCCTGGCGGTCGATTATCGCACCGCAGATGTCGCGACCCGTGAGCGCTTCCATGTCGCCGAGCAGCGGCTCGGCGAGATGTACGGCGCACTCCTTGGCGGCGGGGTGAGCGAGCTGGCGCTCGTCTCGACCTGCAACCGGACCGAGTTGTACGTCTGGACCGAGAGCAGCGGCCAGATGGCCCTCGAGACAGCGGTGGAGCACCTGACCGCCGTCTGGATGCCGGACCTCGAGGAGCGACACGCGCTGCTCAAGTCCCTGAACATCCGCATCGGCGACGAGGTGGGTCGCCACCTGCTGCGACTGGCCGCCGGCCTCGAGAGCCAGATTCTCGGCGACGGACAGATCCTCGGCCAGGTGCGCTCGAGTTACCGCACCGCCTGCGAGATGAACACGGTCGGGCCGATGCTGCACCGCCTGTTCGAGATCGCACTGCGCACGGGGCGCCGCGTGCAGTCGGACACCGACCTCTCCACCGGCCGCAACTCCATCGGCGCCGAGGCGGCCTCGGTGGCGCTGCAGCGCTTCGGCTCCCTGCAGCATGCGCGCTGCCTGGTGATCGGCTGCGGCAAGACCGGCACCCGCGCCGCCCGCCAGCTCGCCAAGCTGGGGGCGGTGGACATCGTGCTGATGAACCGCACCATCGAGCGCGCACAGGAGCTGGCCGAGAGCCTGCGCGGCCGCGTGGCGCCGATCGAGACGCTGCACCTCGAGGCCGCCTTCGCCGACGTGGTGATCGTGGCCACCGGGGCCGCCACGCACACGCTGGTGGCCGAGCAGCTCGAGGTGGCACGCCGCACCGTGGGCTACGACCACGCACCGGTGCTGCTGCTGGACCTCGCGATGCCGCGCAACGTGGACCCGCGCGCCGGCGACATCCCGGGCGTGACGCTGGTGGACCTGGACTCGCTGCACCGCCCGATCGTGGCCGCGGAAGCCGCCCGCGTCTCGGCCATGCCGGACGCCGAGCGCATCGTCGATCACGAGATGCGCTGGCTGCGGCACTGGCTGGCCACCGGCGCGGCCCGCCTCGCGATCCGCTCGCTGCACGATGCCCTCGTGGACCTCTGCCGCCGCGAAGTGGCCTTCGTGGCCGGCGACAACGTGGCCGAGCGCACCGCCGAGCGCATCGTCGCGAAGCTGCTCGCACGCCCGATGAACGTCTTCAGCGACGCCATCGCCCGCGGCGAGAACGTCGACGACCTGGCCGTGCACCTGGACCAGCTCTTCGCCAACAGCCCGCGGCGCGGCATGCCCACCGACCTCTCCTCCATGCCGATGGCGCACGACGGCGCCTCGGCGCTCGTTCCACCGAATTCCTGA
- a CDS encoding tryptophan-rich sensory protein — translation MLGYSVTAIALAAGGLVVTAAGGALVTQLGPWYYGLRKPSWQPPDWLFGPAWTTIFLLMAFAFVVSWEQLPSSGAKARLFGVFALNGGLNTLWSFLFFGRRRPDLALIEVFPFFGSIVLMAWTVAPLDRRAAWALVPYLCWVLFATVLNFAIVRRNAPFGNR, via the coding sequence ATGCTCGGGTATTCGGTCACGGCGATTGCGCTCGCCGCGGGGGGTCTGGTGGTGACCGCCGCGGGGGGAGCCCTCGTGACGCAGCTCGGCCCGTGGTACTACGGGCTGCGGAAGCCATCATGGCAGCCGCCGGACTGGCTCTTCGGCCCGGCGTGGACGACGATCTTCCTGCTGATGGCGTTCGCGTTCGTGGTGTCGTGGGAACAACTCCCGTCGAGTGGTGCGAAGGCCCGGCTGTTCGGGGTGTTCGCACTCAACGGCGGGCTGAACACGCTGTGGAGCTTCCTGTTCTTCGGCCGACGCCGGCCGGATCTGGCCCTGATCGAGGTCTTCCCGTTCTTCGGCAGCATCGTGCTGATGGCGTGGACGGTCGCCCCGCTCGACCGGCGGGCGGCCTGGGCCCTCGTGCCGTACCTGTGCTGGGTGCTGTTCGCCACCGTGCTGAACTTCGCGATCGTACGACGCAACGCTCCCTTCGGAAATCGGTGA
- a CDS encoding geranylgeranyl diphosphate reductase, giving the protein MPKMYDVVVVGGGPSGATAANDLALQGFAVALLDKAGRVKPCGGAVPPQAMVDFNLPDELLVARVSTARMVSPHRQKVDIPVGKGYVGMVDRGTFDEWLRERARDHGAERITGLFDHFTHDTDGRLLVHYAAGGSRSGALETIKARMLIGADGALSSVARQAIPISYAGGNRVTAYHEIVKSPRVETDDFKAARADIYYDGKYSPDFYAWVFPHGDVTSIGTGTFQQGFDMRAAVAQLRAETGLAGCETIRREGAPIPLRPLRWWENGKDVAVCGDAAGVVAPASGEGIFYAMTCGRFTADAVSDAIRNNDPRRLQAARKRFLWEHGQVFKVLDVMQNFWYTTDNRRERFVSMCRDEDIQRLTFDAYMRKKLVRGKPLAHARIFFKNIGHLTGLAPVA; this is encoded by the coding sequence ATGCCGAAGATGTACGATGTCGTGGTGGTCGGTGGGGGGCCCTCGGGGGCGACGGCGGCGAACGACCTGGCGCTGCAGGGTTTCGCCGTGGCCCTGCTCGACAAGGCGGGGCGCGTGAAGCCCTGCGGCGGGGCGGTGCCACCGCAGGCCATGGTGGACTTCAACCTGCCGGACGAGCTGCTGGTGGCGCGCGTGAGCACCGCCCGCATGGTGTCGCCGCACCGCCAGAAGGTGGACATCCCGGTCGGCAAGGGCTACGTGGGCATGGTCGATCGCGGCACCTTCGACGAGTGGCTCCGCGAGCGCGCCCGCGACCATGGTGCCGAGCGCATCACCGGGCTGTTCGACCACTTCACACACGACACCGATGGCCGCCTGCTGGTGCACTACGCCGCGGGTGGCTCGCGTTCCGGCGCGCTGGAGACGATCAAGGCGCGGATGCTGATCGGCGCCGACGGTGCGCTGTCCTCCGTTGCCCGACAGGCGATCCCGATCTCGTACGCCGGAGGCAACCGCGTCACGGCCTACCACGAGATCGTGAAGTCGCCGCGCGTGGAGACCGACGACTTCAAGGCCGCCCGCGCGGACATCTACTACGACGGCAAGTACTCCCCCGACTTCTACGCCTGGGTCTTTCCCCATGGCGACGTGACCAGCATCGGGACCGGGACCTTCCAGCAGGGCTTCGACATGCGGGCGGCGGTGGCGCAGCTCCGGGCCGAGACCGGGCTGGCCGGGTGCGAGACCATCCGGCGTGAGGGCGCGCCGATTCCGCTCCGCCCGCTGCGCTGGTGGGAGAACGGGAAGGACGTCGCCGTCTGCGGCGATGCGGCGGGAGTGGTGGCGCCTGCGTCCGGCGAGGGCATCTTCTACGCCATGACCTGTGGCCGCTTCACCGCCGATGCCGTCTCCGACGCGATCCGCAACAACGATCCGCGGCGGCTGCAGGCGGCCCGCAAGCGCTTCCTGTGGGAGCACGGGCAGGTGTTCAAGGTGCTCGACGTGATGCAGAACTTCTGGTACACCACCGACAACCGGCGTGAACGGTTCGTGTCGATGTGCCGGGACGAGGACATCCAGCGGCTGACGTTCGATGCCTACATGCGGAAAAAGCTCGTTCGTGGAAAGCCGCTGGCGCACGCGCGGATCTTCTTCAAGAACATTGGACATCTGACAGGCCTGGCGCCGGTTGCTTAA
- a CDS encoding BCD family MFS transporter produces the protein MSATAVLPAQPPFGFTSVLRLGVVQACLGALIVLITATMNRVMVVELGLPAMVPGALVALHYAVQLWLRPRMGHFADQHGRLTRWIVLGMVMLAAGVLAIAALLPVLRSAPALGFPLIIVAFTLVGLGVSTAGTLLLTLLSLRVPAERHARAAATVWLCMIAGFIVCTVVASKLLKPFSYEALVRCTAIIGATAILATTLALLGLDAVRPATVQARAAAMPFTAALRVVWADPIARRFSFFVALSMLAYSTQDLILEPFAGAVFGLTPGESTAISGVHQAGSLVGMLLTAILSTRIGTLASWARGGCVASALALLAIALSPVSASLPMLKAALAALGVGNGVFAIGAIGSMMSLSTAGEQAQTGVRMGVFGAAQAVAMAAGGMLGAGASDVMRAVLGSDRLGYGSVFAMEAALFVGAAVLASAARQAGRAQSSESLLAAAG, from the coding sequence ATGAGCGCGACGGCCGTGCTGCCGGCGCAGCCACCGTTCGGCTTCACCTCCGTGCTGCGCCTCGGCGTGGTGCAGGCGTGCCTCGGTGCGCTGATCGTGCTGATCACGGCCACCATGAACCGCGTGATGGTGGTGGAACTCGGCCTGCCGGCGATGGTGCCCGGCGCGCTGGTGGCGCTGCACTACGCGGTGCAGCTCTGGCTGCGCCCGCGCATGGGGCACTTCGCCGACCAGCATGGCCGGCTCACCCGCTGGATCGTGCTCGGCATGGTGATGCTCGCCGCCGGCGTGCTGGCCATCGCCGCACTGCTGCCCGTGCTGCGCTCGGCACCGGCGCTCGGCTTCCCGCTGATCATCGTTGCGTTCACGCTCGTCGGCCTTGGCGTCAGCACCGCCGGCACCCTGCTCCTCACGCTCCTCTCGCTGCGCGTGCCCGCCGAGCGCCATGCGCGCGCGGCGGCCACCGTGTGGCTCTGCATGATCGCCGGCTTCATCGTCTGCACGGTGGTGGCCAGCAAGCTCCTGAAGCCGTTCTCGTACGAGGCGCTGGTGCGCTGCACGGCGATCATCGGCGCAACGGCGATCCTCGCCACCACGCTGGCGCTGCTCGGGCTGGACGCGGTGCGGCCGGCGACGGTGCAGGCGCGGGCGGCGGCGATGCCGTTCACCGCGGCGTTGCGGGTGGTGTGGGCGGACCCCATCGCGCGGCGCTTCTCGTTCTTCGTCGCGCTGTCGATGCTGGCCTACAGCACGCAGGACCTGATCCTCGAGCCGTTCGCCGGCGCCGTCTTCGGTCTCACGCCGGGCGAGAGCACGGCCATCAGCGGCGTGCACCAGGCCGGGTCGCTGGTGGGGATGCTGCTCACGGCGATCCTCTCCACGCGGATCGGCACGCTCGCGAGCTGGGCGCGGGGCGGCTGCGTCGCCTCGGCGCTCGCGCTGCTGGCCATCGCCTTGTCGCCGGTCTCGGCGAGCCTGCCGATGCTGAAGGCCGCGCTGGCGGCGCTGGGCGTGGGGAACGGCGTGTTCGCGATCGGCGCGATCGGCTCGATGATGTCGCTGTCCACCGCGGGCGAGCAGGCGCAGACGGGAGTGCGCATGGGCGTCTTCGGTGCGGCGCAGGCGGTGGCGATGGCGGCGGGCGGGATGCTCGGCGCCGGTGCCAGTGACGTGATGCGCGCCGTGCTGGGCTCGGACCGGCTGGGCTACGGCAGCGTGTTCGCGATGGAGGCGGCGCTCTTCGTCGGCGCCGCCGTGCTGGCCTCTGCCGCCCGCCAGGCGGGCCGCGCGCAGTCCAGTGAGTCCCTCCTGGCCGCGGCGGGCTGA
- the chlG gene encoding chlorophyll synthase ChlG gives MLKPVTWFPPMWAFSCGVVSAGVPMQGRWWLFALGIALTGPLSCAGSQAVNDWFDRHVDAINEPQRPIPSGRIPGVWGLIIAITWSAATIAVGAAFGAAGLVATVIAVALSWAYSAPPLRLKADGWFGNAAVGLTYEGLAWITGAVVMLGTWPNRRVMLLAVLYSIGAHGIMTLNDFKAIEGDRALGVLSLPVQLGPARAARLACIVIMLPQVIAAALLLFAWNRPMHAAVLLTLMGIQQAMMPVFLRDPVRKALWYSGFGVPFSVLGMMVCAHAIRTLGGAA, from the coding sequence TTGCTCAAGCCGGTCACCTGGTTCCCGCCGATGTGGGCGTTCTCCTGCGGCGTCGTGAGTGCCGGTGTGCCGATGCAGGGTCGCTGGTGGTTGTTCGCACTCGGCATCGCACTCACCGGTCCTCTGTCATGCGCCGGCAGCCAGGCCGTGAACGACTGGTTCGACCGTCACGTCGATGCGATCAACGAGCCACAGCGACCGATTCCATCCGGACGCATTCCCGGCGTGTGGGGACTCATCATCGCGATCACCTGGAGTGCTGCGACGATCGCCGTCGGCGCGGCATTCGGTGCCGCCGGACTCGTGGCCACGGTGATCGCCGTCGCGCTCTCGTGGGCGTACAGTGCACCGCCGCTGCGCCTGAAGGCCGATGGCTGGTTCGGCAATGCCGCCGTCGGCCTCACGTACGAAGGCCTGGCGTGGATCACCGGCGCGGTCGTGATGCTCGGCACCTGGCCAAACCGGCGCGTGATGCTGCTCGCGGTGCTGTACAGCATCGGCGCGCACGGCATCATGACTCTCAACGACTTCAAGGCGATCGAGGGTGACCGCGCGCTCGGCGTCCTGTCGCTGCCCGTGCAGCTTGGCCCCGCACGTGCCGCACGCCTCGCCTGCATCGTGATCATGCTGCCGCAGGTGATCGCGGCGGCGCTGCTGCTCTTCGCGTGGAACCGGCCCATGCACGCTGCCGTGCTGCTCACGCTGATGGGCATCCAGCAGGCGATGATGCCGGTGTTCCTGCGCGATCCCGTGCGCAAGGCGCTCTGGTACAGCGGGTTCGGCGTGCCGTTCTCGGTGCTCGGCATGATGGTGTGTGCACACGCCATCCGCACGCTGGGGGGTGCGGCATGA
- the ppsR gene encoding transcriptional regulator PpsR: MTTSRAVDGGLADLDPQLAADLVANTGDLAVVVDRTGVVRAVVATDTELRDAGIAQWVGQHWAQTVTLETRGKVEALLRDAGSKSSGRRRQVNHILPGGNDMPVSYTVMRVGRDGAFVAAGRDMRTVSALQQRLVEAQQAMERDYWRLRHVETRYRLLFQLAAETILVVDSASMKVMDANSAAGKLFGEAPEKLTGRNFPFGISPEDLRAVGDALANARAVGKSGDVRVHLARTGEQFILSASTFRQDSSTLLLIRFSPADGIVTGGEGGERSRIAALLEQSPDSFVITDIGGTVTYANRAFLDLVQLASDEQVRGEEFGAWIGRPGADFDVFLTMLKRNGAVRLALTSARGVHGLATEVEVSAAWLPDSEHPSIGFMLRDVGRRLAVGPQGARDLTRAVEQLTSLVGRVSLRELVRDTTDLVERHFIEAALELTDDNRTSAAEVLGVSRQSLYVKLRRHRLLDSPDNALANPE, translated from the coding sequence GTGACAACCTCCCGCGCCGTCGACGGTGGCCTCGCGGATCTCGATCCCCAACTCGCGGCGGACCTCGTCGCGAACACCGGTGATCTCGCCGTCGTCGTGGATCGGACGGGCGTCGTGCGCGCGGTCGTGGCGACCGATACCGAGCTGCGGGACGCCGGCATCGCGCAGTGGGTGGGCCAGCACTGGGCGCAGACCGTCACGCTCGAGACGCGTGGCAAGGTCGAGGCGCTGCTGCGCGATGCCGGCAGCAAGTCGTCGGGCCGCCGGCGGCAGGTGAACCACATCCTGCCGGGCGGGAACGACATGCCGGTGTCGTACACCGTGATGCGCGTGGGCCGCGACGGGGCATTCGTCGCCGCCGGCCGCGACATGCGCACCGTCTCGGCGCTCCAGCAGCGGCTCGTCGAGGCGCAGCAGGCCATGGAGCGGGACTACTGGCGCCTGCGCCACGTGGAGACGCGGTATCGCCTGCTCTTCCAGCTCGCGGCCGAGACCATCCTCGTGGTCGACAGCGCGTCGATGAAGGTGATGGACGCCAACTCCGCCGCCGGCAAGCTGTTCGGCGAGGCGCCGGAGAAGCTCACCGGGCGCAACTTCCCGTTCGGCATCTCGCCGGAGGACCTGCGCGCGGTGGGCGATGCGCTCGCGAATGCCCGGGCGGTCGGCAAGAGCGGCGACGTCCGAGTGCACCTCGCCCGGACCGGTGAGCAGTTCATCCTCAGCGCCTCGACGTTCCGGCAGGACAGCAGCACGCTGCTGCTCATCCGGTTCTCGCCGGCCGACGGCATCGTCACCGGCGGCGAGGGGGGCGAGCGCTCCCGGATCGCCGCCCTGCTCGAGCAGTCGCCCGACTCGTTCGTGATCACCGACATCGGCGGCACGGTCACCTATGCCAACCGGGCCTTCCTCGACCTGGTCCAGCTCGCCTCAGACGAGCAGGTCCGCGGCGAGGAGTTCGGGGCGTGGATCGGGCGCCCCGGCGCCGACTTCGACGTCTTCCTGACGATGCTCAAGCGCAACGGCGCAGTCCGCCTCGCGTTGACATCGGCCCGCGGCGTGCATGGGCTCGCCACGGAGGTCGAGGTCTCGGCCGCCTGGCTCCCCGATTCGGAGCACCCCTCCATCGGGTTCATGCTCCGCGACGTGGGACGCCGCCTGGCGGTGGGCCCGCAGGGCGCCAGGGACCTGACCCGCGCCGTGGAACAGCTGACCTCGCTGGTTGGCCGCGTCTCGCTCCGTGAGCTCGTCCGGGACACCACCGATCTGGTGGAGCGCCATTTCATCGAGGCCGCCCTCGAGCTGACCGACGACAACCGGACCTCCGCAGCCGAGGTCCTGGGGGTGAGCCGCCAGAGCCTGTACGTCAAGCTCCGCCGCCACCGCCTGCTGGACAGCCCCGACAACGCCCTGGCCAACCCCGAGTAA
- a CDS encoding cobalamin B12-binding domain-containing protein codes for MELELIPRLLNHARAHGTPDWPVRKAVPIGPDDVTAFVQASLSHDEEACPAIVSALIDTGASLERICLDLLAPAARILGVRWEEDEADFLEVTLGLGRMQRVVRDLGRRVAAETPMSADAGQALLCGMPDEQHSLGLAMVAEFFVADGWGVTVGPPLGAEDILHELGAHWYDVLGLSVGVNERVPRVAELIRTVRATSLNADLAIMVGGRAFVDNPALVTQVGADASAADAAQGPLVARTLVQSRRASAALDTASPPLSDAAQ; via the coding sequence ATGGAACTGGAGCTGATTCCGCGGTTGCTCAACCACGCCCGGGCCCACGGCACCCCCGACTGGCCGGTGCGGAAGGCGGTGCCGATCGGCCCGGACGACGTCACGGCCTTCGTGCAGGCGTCGCTGTCCCATGACGAGGAGGCCTGTCCGGCCATCGTCTCGGCGCTGATCGACACCGGGGCCTCCCTCGAGCGCATCTGCCTCGACCTCCTCGCGCCGGCCGCCCGCATCCTCGGCGTGCGCTGGGAAGAGGATGAGGCGGACTTCCTCGAGGTCACCCTGGGCCTCGGCCGCATGCAGCGGGTGGTTCGTGACCTGGGCCGGCGTGTCGCAGCCGAGACGCCGATGTCCGCCGACGCCGGCCAGGCGCTGCTCTGCGGCATGCCCGACGAGCAGCACTCGCTTGGCCTGGCCATGGTGGCGGAGTTCTTCGTGGCCGACGGGTGGGGCGTGACCGTCGGCCCGCCGCTGGGTGCCGAGGACATCCTGCATGAGCTCGGTGCGCATTGGTATGACGTGCTCGGGCTGTCGGTGGGCGTCAACGAGCGCGTCCCGCGGGTGGCGGAGCTCATCCGCACCGTCCGGGCGACCTCGCTCAACGCGGACCTTGCGATCATGGTCGGTGGTAGAGCGTTCGTGGACAATCCAGCGCTCGTGACCCAGGTCGGCGCCGACGCCTCGGCGGCCGACGCCGCGCAGGGCCCGCTCGTGGCCCGGACGCTCGTCCAGTCGCGGCGCGCATCGGCGGCGCTCGACACGGCGTCGCCCCCCTTGTCCGACGCGGCCCAGTGA
- the bchF gene encoding 2-vinyl bacteriochlorophyllide hydratase yields MAPERGGTAATGSASGGTVRALYTPAQRARRDATRWTLVQGILAPIQFLVFAVSAVLVLRSLATGTGELAAHVSIIVKTILLYTIMVTGAIWEKVVFGQYLFAPAFFWEDAVSFVVIALHTIYLGGLLTGRLSTRTLFLVALAAYSVYVVNAVQFLLKLRAARLQEAREAQLRAAAAA; encoded by the coding sequence ATGGCCCCGGAACGGGGTGGGACGGCCGCGACCGGATCCGCCTCCGGGGGGACGGTGCGGGCGCTCTACACCCCCGCCCAGCGCGCCCGCCGCGACGCCACGCGCTGGACGCTGGTGCAGGGAATCCTCGCGCCGATCCAGTTCCTGGTCTTCGCCGTCAGCGCCGTGCTGGTCCTCCGCTCCCTCGCCACCGGCACCGGCGAGCTCGCGGCCCATGTCTCCATCATCGTCAAGACCATCCTGCTGTACACGATCATGGTCACCGGCGCGATCTGGGAGAAGGTGGTCTTCGGCCAGTATCTCTTCGCGCCCGCCTTCTTCTGGGAGGACGCGGTGAGCTTCGTGGTCATCGCGCTCCACACGATCTATCTCGGCGGGCTCCTGACCGGGCGGCTGTCCACGCGCACCCTCTTCCTCGTCGCGCTGGCGGCGTACTCGGTCTATGTCGTGAACGCCGTCCAGTTCCTGCTCAAGCTCCGTGCGGCCCGACTCCAGGAGGCGCGCGAGGCGCAGCTGCGCGCGGCGGCGGCCGCATGA
- a CDS encoding ferredoxin:protochlorophyllide reductase (ATP-dependent) subunit N: MSTPLPMLPEVLAGGGCTDAPVLRERGQREVFCGLTGIVWLHRKMQDAFFLVVGSRTCAHLLQSAAGVMIFAEPRFATAILQDRDLAGMADCNAELDRVVAELLARRPEITTLFLVGSCPSEVIKLDLLTASQRLNREHFPRVRILSYSGSGIETTFTQGEDQCLKAMAPHLPAAADGARRLLVVGTLADVVEDQFSRLFAQLGIGPVSFFPARRATDLPPVGPGTQLLLAQPFVGETVRALQARGATLLPAPYPLGAEGTTRWLAAAAAAWDIPAEHFRKVTEPARLRATTALQRYRGTLEGKRIFFFPDSQLELPLARFLSRECGMALVDVGTPYLDRMLTEVELAMLPAGTVLSEGQDVEKQLDRCEREQPDLTVCGLGLANPLEARGLRTKWSIELVFSPIQGYDQAGDLAELFVRPLDRSARLTV, translated from the coding sequence ATGAGCACCCCGCTCCCGATGCTGCCCGAGGTGCTCGCCGGCGGCGGGTGCACCGACGCCCCGGTGCTGCGCGAGCGCGGCCAGCGTGAGGTGTTCTGCGGCCTCACCGGCATCGTCTGGCTGCACCGCAAGATGCAGGACGCCTTCTTCCTCGTGGTGGGGTCGCGCACCTGCGCGCACCTGCTGCAGTCGGCCGCCGGCGTGATGATCTTCGCCGAGCCGCGCTTCGCCACCGCCATCCTGCAGGACCGCGACCTGGCCGGCATGGCCGATTGCAACGCGGAGCTGGACCGCGTTGTGGCCGAGCTCCTTGCGCGACGCCCGGAGATCACGACGCTCTTCCTCGTGGGCTCGTGCCCGAGCGAGGTGATCAAGCTGGACCTGCTCACCGCCTCGCAGCGCCTGAACCGCGAGCACTTTCCGCGGGTGCGCATCCTGAGCTACAGCGGCAGCGGCATCGAGACGACGTTCACGCAGGGTGAGGACCAGTGCCTGAAGGCGATGGCGCCGCACCTGCCGGCCGCTGCCGACGGTGCCCGGCGCCTGCTCGTCGTCGGCACGCTGGCGGATGTGGTGGAGGACCAGTTCTCGCGCCTCTTCGCGCAGCTGGGCATCGGTCCGGTGTCGTTCTTCCCGGCGCGCCGCGCCACCGACCTGCCGCCGGTGGGGCCGGGCACGCAGCTCCTGCTCGCGCAGCCGTTCGTCGGCGAGACGGTGCGTGCGCTGCAGGCGCGTGGCGCGACGCTCCTGCCGGCGCCGTACCCGCTCGGCGCCGAGGGCACGACACGCTGGCTGGCCGCCGCCGCCGCCGCGTGGGACATCCCGGCGGAACACTTCCGCAAGGTCACCGAGCCCGCCCGCCTGCGCGCGACGACGGCGCTGCAGCGCTATCGCGGCACGCTGGAGGGGAAGCGGATCTTCTTCTTCCCCGATTCGCAGCTCGAGCTGCCGCTGGCGCGATTCCTGTCGCGCGAGTGCGGCATGGCACTGGTGGACGTGGGCACGCCGTATCTCGATCGCATGCTCACGGAAGTGGAGCTGGCGATGCTGCCGGCCGGCACGGTGCTGAGCGAGGGGCAGGACGTGGAGAAGCAGCTCGACCGCTGCGAACGCGAGCAGCCCGACCTGACGGTCTGCGGCCTCGGCCTCGCCAACCCGCTCGAGGCCCGTGGCCTCCGGACCAAGTGGTCCATTGAACTCGTCTTCTCCCCGATCCAGGGCTATGACCAGGCCGGCGACCTCGCCGAGCTGTTCGTGCGCCCGCTGGATCGCAGCGCCCGCCTGACGGTCTGA